A part of Arachis hypogaea cultivar Tifrunner chromosome 12, arahy.Tifrunner.gnm2.J5K5, whole genome shotgun sequence genomic DNA contains:
- the LOC114924911 gene encoding uncharacterized protein — protein MDLECGFLLVRFSNHDDYAHALFEGPWMIANHYILIQRWRSLFMPQETEVKKVAIWVRISNLLAKLYNGYFLWKLEKTMDTMLRTDELTSIHSRGKFAHICVEIDLRNQLVSFFTAFGKEFHLVYEGLHQICFHCGRYGDKVEGCTEVEKQPPREKKPLKMAVHPRSKDPREENNTGSGQNIPDQNNQN, from the coding sequence ATGGATTTGGAATGTGGCTTCCTCTTGGTTAGATTTTCTAACCATGATGATTATGCACATGCTCTCTTCGAGGGGCCTTGGATGATTGCAAACCATTACATATTAATCCAAAGATGGAGATCATTATTCATGCCCCAGGAAACGGAGGTGAAAAAAGTGGCTATCTGGGTCAGAATTTCGAATCTTCTGGCAAAGCTTTACAACGGCTATTTCTTATGGAAGTTAGAAAAAACTATGGATACTATGCTCCGCACTGATGAACTCACATCCATTCACTCAAGAGGTAAGTTTGCTCACATTTGTGTAGAAATTGACCTAAGAAATCAACTAGTTTCATTCTTTACGGCTTTCGGAAAGGAATTCCATTTGGTTTATGAAGGTCTTCACCAGATTTGCTTCCATTGCGGAAGGTACGGGGACAAGGTAGAAGGATGTACAGAAGTGGAGAAACAACCACCGAGAGAAAAAAAACCGCTCAAGATGGCAGTTCATCCAAGGTCCAAGGACCCTCGTGAGGAAAACAACACCGGTAGCGGCCAGAATATTCCTGACCAGAATAACCAGAATTAG